In one Anticarsia gemmatalis isolate Benzon Research Colony breed Stoneville strain chromosome 9, ilAntGemm2 primary, whole genome shotgun sequence genomic region, the following are encoded:
- the Wwox gene encoding WW domain-containing oxidoreductase, protein MHNIDSDSEDELPPGWEEKSTEDGNVYFVNTCTNKTQWTHPRTGSKKVIPKELPFGWSKMLDEEGKTLYVQKDTGNKTYVDPRLAFAKEEKKHVHDFRQRFDGSSTAFQVLHGVDLSGKYAIVTGSNIGIGYETAKALARHGCNVLFANRNMEATQKAMEEIVKETNASEDNLKSIHLDLASLQSVKKCAATVKTLFSDHLDFVILNAGVFGLPYTETEDNIETTFQVNHLSHMYLALLLEPLCKKGSRVVFVSSESHRFASLKNMFSQQNITPTKDSYSSMMAYNNSKLFNVVTAKVLSEEWRNKGISVNSLHPGNMVYTNLSKSWWLFRLAFYLVRPFTKSLQQAAATTIYAATAAELEGVTGLYFNNCFYCEESALARDKDIAHEVFAMSLKMIAERMGTENIQKYLDKYSVKNTESS, encoded by the exons ATGCACAACATCGATTCTGATAGCGAAGATGAACTGCCGCCTGGATGGGAAGAGAAGTCAACTGAAGATGGAAACGTTTATTTCGTAAA TACTTGTACTAATAAAACTCAGTGGACACATCCGCGTACGGGCAGTAAGAAGGTGATACCGAAGGAGTTACCATTTGGCTGGTCGAAAATGTTAGACGAAGAAGGGAAAACGTTATACGTCCAAAAGGATACAGGGAATAAAACCTACGTGGATCCCAGGTTAGCTTTTGCTAAGGAGGAGAAGAAACATGTCCACGATTTTCGTCAGAGATTTGATGGATCTTCAACAGCATTTCAG GTTCTACATGGAGTAGATTTATCAGGCAAATATGCCATTGTGACTGGTTCCAACATTGGTATTGGATATGAAACTGCAAAAGCATTAGCCAGACATGGCTGTAATGTGTTATTTGCTAACCGCAACATGGAAGCAACACAGAAAGCAATGGAAGAGATTGTCAAAGAAACAAATGCTTCAGAAGAcaatttaaaatctattcatttaGATCTAGCTTCGTTACAGAGTGTTAAGAAATGTGCAGCAACAGTGAAAACGTTGTTTTCAGA TCATCTCGACTTTGTGATCCTGAACGCTGGAGTATTTGGTCTTCCATACACTGAGACTGAAGATAATATTGAGACTACATTCCAAGTGAACCATCTCAGCCATATGTACTTGGCATTATTGTTAGAGCCACTGTGTAAGAAAGGATCAAGAGTTGTGTTTGTATCATCAGAATCCCacag gtTTGCGAGTCTCAAGAATATGTTTTCGCAGCAGAATATCACGCCAACAAAGGATTCCTATAGCTCTATGATGGCCTACAACAATTCCAAATTGTTCAATGTTGTAACAGCTAAG GTGCTGAGTGAAGAATGGAGAAACAAAGGCATTTCTGTAAATTCTCTGCATCCCGGTAACATGGTTTATACCAATCTGAGCAAGTCCTGGTGGTTATTCAGATTGGCATTCTACCTTGTCAGACCTTTCACAAAGTCCTTG caACAAGCCGCAGCTACAACCATCTACGCGGCCACTGCAGCTGAACTAGAGGGAGTTACCGGGCTATACTTCAACAACTGTTTCTACTGCGAGGAGTCAGCCTTAGCGCGGGACAAAGACATTGCTCACGAAGTATTCGCCATGTCTCTCAAGATGATCGCAGAGCGAATGGGCACGGAAAACATTCAAAAGTATTTAGATAAGTATTCAGTTAAGAACACAGAATCTTCATGA